Proteins from one Legionella taurinensis genomic window:
- a CDS encoding M16 family metallopeptidase → MKRLFLIAFLFSCAAATEANTFKTKKWETSHGAKVVFYQAKEVPMLDINVAFAAGSAYDDRQFGLASLTASMLDQGSGRLDASQIAETIADTGAQYNYETSRDMAVFRLKTLTSEAALKQSVDAFSLIINKPAFRQEAFNRQKNQLLMTIAQMQESPDDVANMTFFKQLYKNHPYAHPVNGTTETVRMLNAWQVRNFYKRYYVGANAVIVLVGAIDEEKAHQITEQLTEFLPKGEHAAPIPKAESLAAAEKVDVVFPSSQTMLRLGQVGINHASPNYFPLMVGNYILGGGALVSRLATEVREKRGLTYGIYSQFVPMPGDGPFIISLATENNQANTALQVTRETLDGFLKMGPSEDELTAAKQYLAGNFPLSLASNNSIAGMLLRIAFYNLPDDYLDTYVARIEAVSVEDIKKAFDEALKPSQMLLVTVGKK, encoded by the coding sequence ATGAAACGATTGTTTTTGATTGCCTTCCTTTTTTCATGCGCCGCTGCGACAGAGGCTAATACATTCAAGACCAAAAAATGGGAAACCAGCCATGGCGCCAAAGTGGTCTTTTATCAGGCGAAAGAAGTACCGATGCTGGACATCAATGTCGCCTTTGCCGCCGGCTCCGCTTACGATGACCGGCAATTTGGCCTGGCTTCGCTGACGGCCAGCATGCTCGATCAGGGCAGCGGCCGCCTGGATGCCTCGCAGATTGCAGAAACCATCGCAGACACCGGGGCCCAGTACAATTATGAAACCAGCCGGGACATGGCGGTATTCCGTTTGAAGACTCTGACCTCGGAAGCGGCGTTAAAGCAGTCGGTCGACGCCTTTTCCCTCATCATTAATAAGCCCGCTTTCCGACAGGAAGCCTTTAACCGCCAGAAGAATCAGTTATTGATGACCATTGCGCAAATGCAGGAATCACCGGATGACGTCGCTAACATGACATTCTTCAAGCAGCTTTATAAAAATCATCCCTACGCCCATCCGGTCAATGGCACTACAGAAACCGTAAGAATGCTGAATGCCTGGCAGGTGCGCAATTTTTACAAACGTTACTATGTCGGCGCCAATGCCGTCATAGTTCTGGTTGGCGCCATCGATGAGGAAAAAGCGCATCAGATCACGGAGCAGCTGACTGAATTTTTACCCAAAGGCGAACACGCGGCCCCGATTCCAAAAGCCGAGTCATTGGCCGCAGCAGAAAAAGTGGATGTTGTTTTTCCCTCATCCCAGACCATGCTGCGCCTGGGTCAGGTGGGTATTAACCATGCCTCCCCCAATTACTTCCCGCTCATGGTGGGCAATTACATTCTTGGCGGTGGCGCCCTGGTGTCTCGACTGGCCACTGAGGTTCGGGAAAAACGCGGATTAACTTATGGCATTTACAGCCAATTTGTCCCCATGCCGGGTGACGGTCCGTTTATTATCAGCCTGGCAACCGAAAATAATCAGGCGAACACGGCGTTACAGGTTACCCGTGAAACGCTGGACGGCTTTTTAAAAATGGGGCCGAGCGAGGACGAATTGACGGCCGCCAAGCAATACTTGGCCGGTAATTTTCCTTTATCCTTAGCCAGCAATAACAGCATTGCCGGCATGCTGCTTCGCATTGCTTTTTACAATCTTCCCGATGATTATTTAGACACGTATGTGGCTCGAATTGAAGCCGTCAGTGTTGAAGACATTAAAAAAGCATTCGATGAAGCGCTGAAACCCTCGCAAATGCTGTTAGTCACCGTAGGGAAAAAGTGA
- a CDS encoding M16 family metallopeptidase: MRLALLLFCAALSSYAADNVHQYTLDNGLKIVVKEDHRAPVAVTMIWYNIGSADEPGGITGVSHALEHIMFKGTEKYPLGTFSKTIANVGGEENAFTNYDYTAYFEKIAASQLPTTFELEADRMRNLLLDKDEFAKEMKVIQEERRLRTDDNPQALTFERYLAAAHLADPYHHPVIGWMSDIKQMNIEDLKSWYQNFYAPNNATLVVVGDVNADKVYELAKLYFGQIPRRPDFIRKPQQEPPALGTKSVEIHAPAKLPMLMFGYSVPSVKTAENEWEPYALEVIAAILDAGESARFARNLVRGSHVASNVDVYYDLYTRYQTQFTLFGIPTQSHSIAELKAGILKELQRLQKEPVSAQELQRIKTQIIAQKTFEKDSIFGQAMEIGVLETLGLGWKTADVYTDRINSITPQQIQDAAKKYFRAESMTEAQLFPVSQPERR; this comes from the coding sequence ATGCGGCTTGCATTATTGCTTTTTTGCGCTGCTTTATCCTCTTATGCGGCTGACAATGTTCATCAGTACACCCTGGATAACGGCTTGAAAATTGTTGTCAAGGAAGATCACCGCGCGCCCGTGGCCGTGACAATGATTTGGTACAACATTGGCTCGGCGGATGAGCCGGGCGGGATCACCGGCGTTTCACATGCGCTGGAACACATCATGTTTAAAGGGACAGAAAAATACCCCCTGGGCACCTTTTCGAAAACCATTGCCAATGTCGGCGGGGAAGAAAATGCCTTTACCAATTATGATTACACCGCCTATTTTGAAAAAATAGCCGCGTCGCAATTACCGACAACCTTTGAACTCGAAGCCGATCGCATGCGCAATCTGCTGCTTGATAAAGACGAATTCGCCAAGGAAATGAAAGTCATCCAGGAGGAACGCCGCCTGCGTACGGACGATAATCCCCAGGCGTTAACGTTTGAACGTTATCTCGCGGCGGCTCACCTGGCCGATCCTTACCATCACCCGGTGATTGGCTGGATGAGCGACATTAAACAAATGAATATCGAGGATTTAAAATCCTGGTATCAAAATTTTTACGCACCCAACAATGCCACCCTGGTGGTGGTCGGCGATGTCAACGCCGACAAGGTGTATGAACTCGCCAAACTGTATTTTGGTCAGATTCCAAGACGGCCTGACTTCATTCGTAAACCTCAGCAGGAGCCGCCAGCCTTAGGCACCAAGTCGGTTGAAATCCATGCGCCAGCTAAACTGCCCATGCTGATGTTCGGCTACAGCGTGCCCAGTGTAAAAACAGCCGAAAACGAGTGGGAGCCTTATGCCCTGGAAGTCATTGCGGCGATTCTTGACGCCGGTGAGAGCGCCCGTTTCGCACGCAATCTGGTGCGCGGTTCGCACGTGGCCAGCAATGTTGATGTTTACTACGATCTTTATACCCGTTACCAGACGCAGTTTACACTGTTTGGTATTCCAACCCAGTCGCACAGCATTGCAGAACTGAAAGCCGGGATACTGAAAGAGTTGCAGCGTCTGCAGAAAGAACCGGTCAGCGCCCAGGAACTGCAACGGATAAAGACCCAGATCATTGCTCAGAAAACCTTTGAAAAAGACTCTATCTTTGGTCAGGCCATGGAAATTGGCGTTCTGGAAACCTTAGGCCTGGGCTGGAAAACCGCCGATGTCTACACGGATAGAATCAACAGCATTACTCCCCAACAGATTCAGGACGCGGCAAAAAAATACTTCCGCGCTGAATCCATGACTGAAGCCCAGTTATTCCCAGTGTCCCAACCTGAGAGACGATAA
- the ftsY gene encoding signal recognition particle-docking protein FtsY, translating to MIKWFKRNQDGTTPPSAADAAQGEDLTVEKLPTDAGQALPADNETQSKPGFYARLKQSMSKTRHQLGEGIGRLLLGRKELDASLMEDIETLLLSADLGIETSQAVLKQVSESLARKQLADGEAVFGLLKERLTALLAAKSQPLIPQTNEGTPFVILTVGVNGAGKTTTIGKLARQFQQQGKKVMLAAGDTFRAAAVEQLQVWGERNQIPVIAQHTGADSASVIYDALQAAKARGIDILIADTAGRLHTQGNLMDELKKVKRVLQKLEPQAPHETMLVLDASIGQNALNQAREFHQAIGLTGITMTKLDGTAKGGILFAIANELGIPFRYLGIGEGIDDLRPFDAEQFVRAIFNDD from the coding sequence ATGATTAAATGGTTTAAAAGAAATCAGGATGGGACCACGCCACCGTCTGCGGCTGATGCAGCACAGGGCGAGGATTTGACTGTAGAAAAGTTGCCCACCGACGCGGGACAGGCGCTGCCTGCTGACAACGAGACGCAGAGCAAACCGGGATTCTACGCCCGCCTGAAGCAAAGCATGAGCAAAACCCGCCATCAATTGGGCGAGGGCATTGGCCGTCTGCTGCTTGGCCGCAAGGAACTTGACGCGTCGCTGATGGAGGATATCGAAACCCTGCTCCTCAGTGCGGATCTGGGCATTGAGACGTCACAGGCTGTGTTGAAGCAGGTAAGTGAGAGCCTTGCCCGCAAACAGCTGGCAGACGGAGAGGCCGTGTTTGGGCTGCTGAAGGAGCGTCTCACCGCCTTGCTGGCGGCAAAAAGCCAGCCTTTAATCCCGCAGACCAATGAGGGTACCCCGTTTGTTATTTTAACGGTTGGGGTCAATGGCGCTGGAAAAACCACCACCATTGGCAAGCTGGCCAGGCAGTTCCAGCAGCAGGGGAAAAAAGTCATGCTGGCCGCTGGCGATACCTTTCGCGCCGCGGCGGTTGAACAATTACAGGTCTGGGGGGAGCGTAACCAGATTCCGGTCATTGCCCAGCATACCGGCGCGGACAGCGCGTCTGTCATTTATGATGCGTTGCAGGCGGCTAAAGCGCGTGGTATTGATATTCTGATTGCCGACACGGCGGGGCGTCTGCATACGCAGGGCAATCTGATGGACGAGTTGAAAAAAGTCAAACGGGTGCTTCAGAAGCTTGAACCCCAGGCGCCGCATGAAACAATGCTGGTATTGGATGCCAGTATTGGGCAAAATGCACTTAATCAGGCACGTGAATTCCATCAGGCCATCGGTTTAACCGGAATTACCATGACGAAACTCGACGGCACGGCAAAAGGAGGAATACTGTTTGCCATTGCCAATGAATTAGGGATACCATTTCGTTATCTGGGGATTGGTGAAGGGATTGACGATCTACGTCCCTTTGACGCAGAACAATTTGTCAGAGCCATATTCAATGATGATTAA
- the ftsE gene encoding cell division ATP-binding protein FtsE: MIKFDQVSKRYPGGFEALSQVDFTLQKGEMAFITGHSGAGKSTLLKLIAKLESPSSGQLTVNGVRLNQLKKREIAYYRSSLGITFQSPNLLNDRTVFDNVALPLQIQGVQPAMIAKRVHAALDMVGLLTKEKMQPIHLSGGEQQRVGIARAVVHKPALLLADEPTGNLDPSLSSEIMRLFEQFNQVGVSVLIATHDLALIAGMRHRIIMLKGGRVC; this comes from the coding sequence ATGATTAAATTCGATCAAGTGAGCAAACGTTATCCCGGCGGCTTTGAAGCGCTAAGTCAGGTTGACTTTACCCTGCAGAAAGGCGAGATGGCCTTTATTACCGGTCATTCGGGAGCGGGCAAAAGCACGCTGCTTAAATTAATTGCCAAGCTGGAGTCCCCGTCTTCCGGGCAGCTGACGGTCAATGGCGTGCGGCTTAACCAGCTTAAAAAACGGGAAATCGCTTATTATCGCAGCAGTCTGGGCATTACGTTCCAATCGCCCAACCTTCTAAATGATCGCACCGTGTTTGATAATGTTGCCTTGCCTTTGCAGATTCAGGGCGTGCAACCCGCCATGATCGCCAAGCGTGTGCATGCAGCGCTGGACATGGTCGGCTTATTGACTAAGGAAAAAATGCAACCCATTCATCTGTCCGGCGGGGAGCAGCAGCGTGTCGGGATTGCCCGGGCTGTTGTGCATAAGCCTGCCTTGCTGCTGGCTGACGAACCGACTGGAAACTTAGACCCCAGCCTATCATCGGAAATCATGAGACTGTTTGAACAGTTTAATCAGGTGGGGGTGAGTGTCTTGATTGCTACCCATGATTTGGCTCTGATAGCCGGCATGAGGCATCGTATCATCATGTTGAAGGGAGGGCGGGTATGTTAA
- the ftsX gene encoding permease-like cell division protein FtsX, whose product MLKSIRAQAAYHLQAATNSFNFLCRRPLATMMTVIVIAIALALPALFWVFSDSLNQLTADWQRGGHISLYLKQPLTAADQNKTLIQIQETEGVGHATLKTPEEGMQELQKQEGMNDIMRYLPENPLPAVIEVIPAVGIDTPLKVDQLYARLKALPDVEQAKLDIEWVTRLHAILGFASKTAHALMALLACAVVLIVGNTLRLAIHNRHEEIQVLKLIGATDAFIVRPFLYSGVWYGLVGAIFAVLLVNIFMLSIAVAVQELASSYQMHYPLLGLSVKQAYLIVFAAILLGWLGARLSVKRQLAAIEPYH is encoded by the coding sequence ATGTTAAAAAGCATCCGCGCACAGGCAGCCTATCACCTGCAGGCAGCAACCAACAGCTTTAATTTTCTCTGTCGCCGCCCGCTGGCGACGATGATGACGGTGATTGTGATCGCCATTGCCCTGGCTCTTCCTGCGCTCTTTTGGGTTTTCAGCGACAGCTTGAATCAATTGACCGCCGATTGGCAGCGTGGCGGCCACATCTCTCTTTATTTAAAACAGCCTTTAACCGCAGCGGATCAAAATAAAACCCTGATTCAGATTCAGGAAACCGAGGGAGTCGGCCACGCCACCCTGAAAACACCGGAAGAAGGCATGCAGGAACTGCAAAAACAGGAAGGGATGAATGACATCATGCGCTACCTTCCTGAAAATCCTCTGCCGGCAGTGATTGAGGTGATTCCGGCGGTGGGGATAGACACACCGCTTAAGGTGGATCAGCTCTATGCCCGCTTGAAGGCCTTACCCGACGTGGAGCAGGCCAAGCTTGACATTGAATGGGTAACCCGGCTTCATGCCATTCTCGGGTTTGCCTCCAAAACGGCACATGCCTTAATGGCGCTGCTTGCCTGCGCGGTAGTCCTTATCGTTGGCAACACCCTGCGTTTAGCCATTCATAACCGTCATGAGGAAATTCAGGTTCTGAAACTGATCGGCGCCACCGATGCCTTTATTGTCCGTCCTTTTCTGTATTCCGGGGTCTGGTATGGTCTGGTCGGGGCTATCTTTGCCGTGTTGCTGGTTAATATTTTCATGCTAAGCATCGCGGTCGCCGTTCAGGAGTTGGCTTCATCCTATCAAATGCACTACCCGCTGCTTGGCTTGTCGGTCAAGCAGGCTTATCTCATCGTTTTTGCGGCCATCCTTCTCGGTTGGTTGGGGGCGCGATTGTCGGTCAAAAGGCAGTTGGCGGCGATAGAGCCTTATCATTAA
- a CDS encoding PIN domain-containing protein — translation MKNVQNIDNYNFKPSDNVILDTNIWLYNNGPQPPNEPYVGIYSRALFKILNAKCQIFIDALILSEFINRYSRIKYRLHLDAHQLKEKDLSFKDFRKTSDFTTIASDIGSDVRKILRFCKCIESGFELLDINQVMSEFEQGNTDFNDQILSELCKNKGITFVTHDSDFCNSHIHILTANTKLLQRTS, via the coding sequence ATGAAGAATGTACAAAACATAGATAACTATAATTTTAAACCCTCTGATAATGTGATTTTAGATACAAATATTTGGCTATATAACAATGGTCCCCAACCTCCTAATGAACCATACGTGGGCATATACTCACGAGCACTTTTTAAGATTTTAAATGCCAAATGTCAAATCTTTATTGATGCATTAATCCTTTCTGAATTTATAAATAGGTATTCAAGGATTAAATATAGGTTGCATTTGGATGCACATCAATTAAAGGAGAAAGACTTATCCTTTAAAGACTTCAGAAAAACTTCAGATTTTACAACTATTGCATCCGATATAGGATCGGATGTTCGAAAAATATTAAGATTTTGCAAATGCATTGAAAGTGGTTTTGAATTGTTAGACATTAATCAAGTTATGTCAGAGTTTGAGCAAGGAAACACTGATTTCAATGATCAAATTTTGTCTGAGCTGTGCAAAAACAAGGGAATTACCTTTGTTACTCATGATAGTGATTTTTGTAACTCTCATATTCACATTTTGACAGCGAATACTAAATTATTACAACGTACCTCATAA
- a CDS encoding STAS-like domain-containing protein: MKSTITISVYEIVGSPLCVAADDGQKVYERICPALREERKIELSFLNVQLLTSAFLNAAIGQLYGEFSETQIPKLLSVTDCNKDDLRLLKRVVDTAKQYFKNPKKFKDSLKEAGEIDEECTKHR, encoded by the coding sequence ATGAAATCAACTATTACAATTTCAGTATACGAAATTGTTGGCAGTCCCTTATGTGTTGCCGCTGATGATGGGCAAAAAGTTTATGAGCGGATTTGCCCAGCATTAAGAGAGGAACGAAAAATTGAACTTTCTTTTCTCAATGTGCAGCTTTTGACATCAGCATTTTTAAATGCAGCTATTGGTCAATTGTATGGTGAGTTTAGTGAAACACAGATACCCAAGTTATTAAGCGTCACAGATTGTAATAAGGATGATTTAAGGTTATTGAAACGTGTAGTAGATACTGCCAAGCAATATTTTAAAAATCCCAAAAAATTTAAAGATTCTTTAAAAGAAGCTGGGGAAATAGATGAAGAATGTACAAAACATAGATAA
- a CDS encoding ATP-binding protein — MLHSKTKLGIFTCGQFFPKRNSLNFSISDLGIGIRTNIKESIGINLQADEAIVWATRGSNTTKKGEIPGGLGLKLLCEFIDLNGGRIQIVSENGYFCRENSSYRASQLLHPFPGTVVNIEIATHDDVSYTLSEEISPTDIF; from the coding sequence GTGCTCCACTCAAAAACGAAACTAGGGATTTTCACCTGTGGTCAATTTTTCCCAAAACGTAATAGCTTAAATTTTTCTATTTCCGATCTAGGTATAGGGATTCGCACGAATATTAAAGAAAGCATAGGTATTAATTTGCAGGCTGATGAGGCAATTGTTTGGGCTACGAGAGGTAGTAATACTACAAAAAAAGGCGAAATTCCTGGGGGACTGGGACTCAAACTGTTATGCGAATTTATTGATTTAAATGGTGGTAGAATACAGATAGTCTCAGAAAATGGGTATTTTTGTAGAGAAAATAGCTCATATAGGGCAAGTCAATTGCTACACCCATTTCCTGGTACAGTAGTAAATATTGAAATTGCTACCCATGATGATGTTTCCTACACTTTATCAGAGGAAATATCACCCACTGATATATTTTGA
- the rpoH gene encoding RNA polymerase sigma factor RpoH produces the protein MSQQLQLASLNLPIGSIDAYIYRVNQIPMLSAEEELNYAEKYHSEGDIESARQLVLAHLRYVVRVARGYLGYGLPLNDLIQEGNIGLMKAVKRFDPKMGVRLVSFAVHWIKAEIHEYVLRNWRIVKIATTKAQRKLFFNLRQMKKRLGWFNSEEIDAVANDLGVSREDVVMMEQRLNAMDASYDASANDEDDEAFKAPVHYLHDSSNDPALLIEQERSGVQGRDQLFQALDCLDERSQDILQQRWLADDKVTLHDLADKYGVSAERVRQLEKNAMKKLRQYMEEVSA, from the coding sequence ATGAGTCAACAACTGCAATTGGCATCGTTAAATTTGCCTATAGGCAGTATTGATGCGTACATTTATCGGGTCAATCAGATTCCGATGCTTTCTGCTGAAGAAGAATTGAACTATGCTGAAAAATACCATAGCGAAGGCGACATTGAGAGCGCCCGTCAGCTCGTGCTGGCACATTTACGCTATGTCGTTCGGGTAGCCCGAGGCTATCTGGGTTACGGTTTACCCTTAAACGACTTAATTCAGGAAGGTAATATTGGCTTAATGAAAGCCGTCAAGCGGTTTGACCCCAAAATGGGAGTCCGTTTGGTTTCGTTTGCCGTTCACTGGATTAAAGCGGAAATCCATGAATACGTGTTGCGTAACTGGCGCATCGTGAAAATCGCGACCACCAAAGCACAACGCAAGCTGTTCTTTAATTTAAGACAAATGAAAAAACGCCTCGGCTGGTTTAACAGCGAGGAAATTGATGCGGTGGCCAATGATCTGGGTGTCAGCCGCGAAGACGTGGTGATGATGGAACAGCGCTTGAATGCCATGGATGCGTCTTATGACGCTTCAGCCAATGACGAGGACGATGAGGCGTTTAAAGCCCCCGTGCATTATCTGCATGACAGCAGTAATGATCCGGCTCTGCTGATTGAACAGGAGCGCAGCGGGGTTCAGGGACGCGATCAGTTATTCCAAGCGCTCGACTGCCTGGATGAGCGCAGCCAGGACATTCTACAGCAACGCTGGTTAGCCGATGACAAAGTCACCCTGCATGATCTCGCTGATAAATACGGCGTTTCCGCTGAACGCGTGCGTCAGCTGGAAAAAAATGCCATGAAAAAACTGCGTCAATACATGGAAGAAGTGTCTGCCTAA
- a CDS encoding adenosine deaminase has translation MTIKKAELHVHLEGTISPQLAQKLANRNQLQLPAGLINANGTSYNYGDFMDFLKAYDQIAALIASPQDYYDVTFEYLKDSALGGGIYTEMMYSPDHAEMVSGIPSSEHLKAIQQAIDDAEHQHGIVGRIIITAVRHFGEEAAVKVAKQGIKEDLPCIVGFGLGGDEVNYPPKRFAEAYQIAVDGGLQATVHAGEFASADGMNEAMDYLPIKRIGHGVQSIHSPETIARLKDNQIALEICPSSNVRLGLFKDIPNHPIRRLKDAGLMLSINSDDPPFFNTNLANEYERVQQTFHYSDNDMLHFTRMALETAFVDEATRKRLLQHLN, from the coding sequence ATGACCATTAAAAAAGCCGAGTTGCATGTTCATCTGGAAGGAACCATCAGCCCGCAATTGGCGCAAAAGCTGGCCAACCGCAATCAGCTGCAATTGCCAGCCGGCCTCATTAATGCCAATGGCACCAGTTACAACTACGGCGATTTCATGGATTTTTTAAAAGCCTATGATCAGATTGCCGCCCTTATTGCCTCTCCTCAGGATTACTATGATGTAACCTTTGAATACCTCAAAGACAGTGCCTTAGGCGGCGGCATTTATACCGAAATGATGTATTCGCCCGATCACGCGGAAATGGTCAGCGGCATTCCATCGAGTGAACACCTGAAAGCCATTCAGCAAGCCATTGACGATGCCGAACATCAACACGGCATTGTCGGGCGTATCATTATCACGGCGGTGCGTCATTTCGGCGAAGAAGCCGCGGTAAAGGTGGCAAAACAAGGCATTAAGGAAGATTTACCCTGCATCGTGGGTTTTGGCCTCGGCGGTGATGAAGTCAACTATCCTCCCAAACGCTTTGCCGAAGCTTATCAGATTGCAGTCGATGGCGGCCTTCAGGCCACGGTGCATGCCGGAGAATTTGCCTCGGCGGATGGCATGAATGAGGCCATGGATTATTTGCCGATTAAACGCATTGGCCATGGCGTGCAGAGCATTCATTCGCCTGAAACCATCGCACGCCTCAAAGACAACCAGATTGCGCTTGAAATCTGCCCATCCAGCAATGTGCGGCTTGGCCTCTTTAAGGATATCCCCAATCACCCCATACGCCGTCTTAAGGATGCCGGATTGATGTTAAGCATCAATTCCGATGATCCGCCCTTTTTTAATACCAACCTGGCCAATGAGTACGAGCGTGTACAGCAGACCTTCCATTACTCGGATAACGACATGCTTCATTTTACACGCATGGCCCTTGAAACCGCCTTCGTTGATGAGGCGACGCGCAAAAGACTCTTGCAGCATTTGAATTAG
- a CDS encoding CBU_0585 family protein, whose product MNKHDLDKAYVSPIDKFLYQFDADHEKSASQLKEIRKYERLNALRDNPDLPEVESEIWRDF is encoded by the coding sequence ATGAACAAACATGACCTTGATAAAGCCTATGTCAGCCCAATAGACAAATTTTTGTATCAATTTGACGCCGATCATGAAAAATCAGCATCGCAATTGAAAGAAATCAGGAAATACGAGCGCCTCAATGCCCTGCGTGATAATCCCGATTTGCCTGAAGTAGAAAGCGAAATCTGGCGTGATTTTTAG
- a CDS encoding inorganic phosphate transporter, translating to MDYSIYLLFAALALCFLMNWGVGANDLANVMSTTMGSKAVTVRQAMFIAIVFEFAGAFLGGSGVTETMRDGIITSSELSSQPLILIEGMLGVLLACTVWMNLASYLGVPVSITNALVGSMVGFGAVVLGPEAIQWSQVYHIAIGWVTSPLIAGITAYTLFISIQQTIFVKSDPLEKAKLYIPIYLFLVGSVLSFITVFKGLNHFDIHLNLKQDLAVTLATSITITIIGVLFIKRIPEMPRIRRRERFIQVEKYFAVLMALTACAMVFAHGSNDVALAVGPLTIVHSLVMHPDNSFAATNYPAWIIFLGCFGVVTGFLMYGRRVIETVGSSITALTPSRAFAATLAAATTVVVATSTGIPVSATQTLVGAVLGVGLARGIGALNLIVIRNIFMSWVLTLPAASLLTIMAYKLLHLMIG from the coding sequence ATGGATTATTCTATTTATCTGTTATTTGCTGCGCTTGCGCTTTGTTTTTTAATGAATTGGGGCGTGGGCGCCAATGATCTCGCCAACGTCATGAGTACAACCATGGGTTCCAAAGCGGTTACTGTCCGCCAGGCCATGTTCATTGCCATTGTGTTTGAGTTCGCCGGCGCTTTTCTGGGCGGCAGCGGCGTGACTGAAACCATGCGTGACGGCATCATTACCAGCAGCGAGTTATCCAGCCAGCCCTTAATACTCATTGAAGGCATGCTGGGCGTCTTACTGGCCTGTACCGTATGGATGAATCTGGCCAGCTATCTTGGCGTACCCGTATCGATTACCAATGCCCTGGTGGGTTCCATGGTAGGATTCGGTGCCGTGGTACTCGGCCCTGAAGCCATTCAATGGAGCCAGGTTTACCATATTGCCATTGGCTGGGTTACGTCGCCGCTGATTGCCGGTATTACCGCGTATACCCTGTTTATCAGCATTCAGCAAACCATTTTTGTCAAATCTGACCCGTTGGAGAAAGCCAAGCTTTACATTCCCATTTACCTGTTTTTAGTCGGATCGGTTCTGTCGTTCATTACCGTCTTTAAAGGCTTAAATCATTTTGATATCCATTTGAATTTAAAGCAGGATTTGGCAGTTACCCTGGCGACCAGCATCACCATCACCATCATTGGGGTTCTTTTCATTAAACGCATCCCTGAAATGCCGCGAATTCGCCGCCGGGAACGCTTCATTCAGGTGGAAAAGTATTTTGCCGTGCTCATGGCCTTAACCGCTTGCGCCATGGTCTTTGCCCACGGCTCCAATGACGTGGCCCTGGCTGTCGGGCCGCTGACTATTGTCCATAGCCTGGTCATGCATCCGGATAATTCGTTTGCAGCGACCAATTACCCGGCCTGGATTATTTTTCTGGGTTGTTTTGGCGTCGTAACCGGATTTCTCATGTATGGGCGCCGCGTCATCGAAACGGTAGGCAGTTCCATTACCGCCTTAACACCCAGCCGCGCATTCGCTGCGACTTTGGCTGCCGCGACAACCGTGGTTGTCGCAACCAGCACGGGAATCCCGGTCTCCGCAACTCAGACGCTGGTGGGCGCCGTCTTAGGGGTGGGGTTGGCACGCGGTATTGGCGCGTTGAATTTAATTGTGATTCGTAATATTTTTATGTCCTGGGTACTGACTCTGCCGGCGGCGTCATTGCTGACCATCATGGCTTACAAGCTGTTGCACTTGATGATTGGTTAA
- a CDS encoding TIGR00153 family protein, whose translation MGSIFNMFGPSPIRPIEQHMRKTYHCAKQLHPFFEAVLKLDWPAAAAIKEKISQIEKEADLIKRDLRLHLPTGLFLPVSRTDLLELLSAQDRIANRTEDIAGLIVSRQMVIPEALSSVFMPFLERCLDAAKQACKAINELDELLESGFRGSEVKIVEEMIVTLDEIEHDSDEKLADIRHRIFELEKELPALEIIFLYKLVQWIGDLADYAQTVGGRLQILIAR comes from the coding sequence ATGGGTAGCATATTTAATATGTTTGGGCCTTCTCCAATCCGGCCTATCGAACAGCACATGCGAAAAACCTATCATTGTGCCAAGCAGCTGCATCCTTTTTTTGAGGCGGTACTCAAACTGGACTGGCCTGCCGCTGCAGCCATCAAAGAGAAAATTTCCCAAATTGAAAAAGAAGCCGATTTAATCAAGCGCGACCTGCGTCTGCATTTACCCACTGGCCTTTTTCTTCCTGTGTCCCGTACCGATCTTCTTGAACTCCTCAGTGCCCAGGATCGTATTGCCAACCGCACTGAGGACATTGCCGGGCTCATCGTCAGCCGGCAAATGGTGATTCCTGAAGCCCTTTCTTCAGTCTTCATGCCTTTTCTGGAGCGATGCCTTGATGCCGCCAAACAAGCCTGCAAAGCCATCAATGAACTTGATGAATTGCTGGAAAGCGGTTTTCGCGGCAGCGAAGTCAAAATTGTTGAGGAAATGATTGTCACCCTCGATGAAATTGAACACGACAGCGACGAAAAGCTTGCTGACATCCGTCACCGCATTTTTGAGTTGGAAAAAGAACTGCCCGCGCTCGAGATTATTTTTCTCTACAAGCTGGTTCAATGGATTGGTGACTTGGCAGATTATGCTCAAACAGTCGGCGGCCGTTTACAGATTTTAATTGCCCGGTAA